Proteins encoded together in one Chelonoidis abingdonii isolate Lonesome George chromosome 1, CheloAbing_2.0, whole genome shotgun sequence window:
- the PRPF18 gene encoding pre-mRNA-splicing factor 18 isoform X1 encodes MTLSRQEVIRRLRERGEPIRLFGETDYDAFQRLRKIEILAPEVNKGLRNDLKAALDKIDQQYLNEIVGGQEPGEEDTQNDLKVHEENTTIEELEKDEELLWLFPPLFQALGESLGQGDDHKDMDIITKFLKFLLGVWAKELNAREDYVKRGVQGKLNSATQKQTESYLRPLFRKLRKRTLPADIKESITDIIKFMLQREYVKANDAYLQMAIGNAPWPIGVTMVGIHARTGREKIFSKHVAHVLNDETQRKYIQGLKRLMTICQKHFPTDPSKCVEYNAL; translated from the exons ATGACCCTTTCCAGACAGGAG GTGATTaggagattgagagagagaggtgaaccAATCAGATTGTTTGGAGAAACAGATTATGATGCATTTCAGCGTTTGAGGAAGATCGAAATTCTTGCACCTGAAGTTAACAAG GGCTTGAGAAATGACCTGAAGGCAGCTTTGGATAAGATTGACCAGCAGTATCTGAATGAAATTGTAGGTGGTCAGGAACCAGGAGAAGAAGACACTCAGAATGATCTGAAAGTCCATGAAGAAAATACTACTATTGAAGAATTGGAG AAGGATGAGGAATTGCTTTGGCTTTTCCCCCCCCTCTTTCAGGCTTTGGGAGAATCCTTAGGACAAGGTGATGATCACAAAGACATGGACATCATAACCAAATTCCTGAAG TTTCTTCTGGGCGTCTGGGCAAAGGAGTTGAACGCCAGAGAGGATTACGTGAAACGCGGTGTGCAGGGGAAATTAAACAGTGCTACACAAAAGCAGACAGAATCCTATCTGAGACCTCTCTTCAGAAAACTGCGGAAAAGG acTCTCCCTGCAGACATCAAAGAATCAATAACAGATATTATTAAATTCATGCTGCAAAGGGAATACGTGAAG gctAATGACGCCTACCTTCAGATGGCCATTGGAAATGCCCCTTGGCCTATTGGCGTCACTATGGTTGGCATCCATGCCCGAACTGGCCGAGAAAAGATTTTCTCTAAGCATGTGGCCCATGTTTTGAATGACGAGACTCAGAGGAAATATATTCAG GGGTTGAAGAGGCTCATGACCATTTGCCAGAAACACTTCCCAACAGACCCATCCAAATGTGTGGAGTACAATGCCTTGTGA
- the PRPF18 gene encoding pre-mRNA-splicing factor 18 isoform X2 encodes MTLSRQEVIRRLRERGEPIRLFGETDYDAFQRLRKIEILAPEVNKGLRNDLKAALDKIDQQYLNEIVGGQEPGEEDTQNDLKVHEENTTIEELEALGESLGQGDDHKDMDIITKFLKFLLGVWAKELNAREDYVKRGVQGKLNSATQKQTESYLRPLFRKLRKRTLPADIKESITDIIKFMLQREYVKANDAYLQMAIGNAPWPIGVTMVGIHARTGREKIFSKHVAHVLNDETQRKYIQGLKRLMTICQKHFPTDPSKCVEYNAL; translated from the exons ATGACCCTTTCCAGACAGGAG GTGATTaggagattgagagagagaggtgaaccAATCAGATTGTTTGGAGAAACAGATTATGATGCATTTCAGCGTTTGAGGAAGATCGAAATTCTTGCACCTGAAGTTAACAAG GGCTTGAGAAATGACCTGAAGGCAGCTTTGGATAAGATTGACCAGCAGTATCTGAATGAAATTGTAGGTGGTCAGGAACCAGGAGAAGAAGACACTCAGAATGATCTGAAAGTCCATGAAGAAAATACTACTATTGAAGAATTGGAG GCTTTGGGAGAATCCTTAGGACAAGGTGATGATCACAAAGACATGGACATCATAACCAAATTCCTGAAG TTTCTTCTGGGCGTCTGGGCAAAGGAGTTGAACGCCAGAGAGGATTACGTGAAACGCGGTGTGCAGGGGAAATTAAACAGTGCTACACAAAAGCAGACAGAATCCTATCTGAGACCTCTCTTCAGAAAACTGCGGAAAAGG acTCTCCCTGCAGACATCAAAGAATCAATAACAGATATTATTAAATTCATGCTGCAAAGGGAATACGTGAAG gctAATGACGCCTACCTTCAGATGGCCATTGGAAATGCCCCTTGGCCTATTGGCGTCACTATGGTTGGCATCCATGCCCGAACTGGCCGAGAAAAGATTTTCTCTAAGCATGTGGCCCATGTTTTGAATGACGAGACTCAGAGGAAATATATTCAG GGGTTGAAGAGGCTCATGACCATTTGCCAGAAACACTTCCCAACAGACCCATCCAAATGTGTGGAGTACAATGCCTTGTGA